The following DNA comes from Cyprinus carpio isolate SPL01 chromosome A4, ASM1834038v1, whole genome shotgun sequence.
CCTCCTGTGCTGGGATTCCAGGCCATCATGAGCAACGTCACTGTCCTCGATAACGTTGAACCTCTTGACTTTGAAATGGACCTGGACACTCCTTACCCTGTCAGCTTCCAGGTGTCTCTAACAGGTTTCCTCATGTTGGAGATCGTACTGGGTCTCAGTAGCAACCTGACTGTGCTGGCTCTTTATTGTATGAAGTCAAACCTGGTGAGCTCTGTCAGCAACATCGTAACCATGAACCTTCATGTGCTGGACGTCCTGGTGTGTGTGGGCTGCATCCCATTCACGATTGTGGTAGTGCTATTGCCACTGGAAGGCAACAGTGCACTCATTTGCTGCTTCCATGAGGCTTGTGTGTCCTTTGCGAGCGTGGCTACTGCTGCCAATGTCCTGGCCATCACATTAGACCGCTATGACATCTCAGTTCGGCCTGCAAATCGAGTTCTGACAATGGGACGAGCAGTGGCCTTATTAGGGTCCATTTGGGCTTTATCATTCCTTAGCTTTCTGGTACCCTTCATTGAAGTGGGTTTCTTTAGCCAGGCAGGTAATGAAAGGAATCAGACAGAAGGGGAGGAGCCTTCAAACCAATACTACACTGAATTGGGCCTCTACTATCACCTGTTGGCACAGATCCCAATCTTCATCTTCACTGCTGTGGTCATGTTGGTTACTTACTACAAGATTCTGCAGGCGCTCAACATCCGCATTGGCACACGTTTCCATTCGGCGCCAAAGAAGAAACCGAGAAAGAAAAAGACCATCTCCATGACTTCCACTCAGCCAGAGTCCACCGACGCCTCACAGAGCAGTGCAGGCAGGAATCCGCCACTGGCCATGCGTACCTCTGTGTCCGTGATAATAGCCCTCCGCAGGGCAGTCAAACGGCACAGGGAACGCCGTGAACGACAAAAGAGGGTTTTCCGCATGTCGCTTCTTATCATCTCCACCTTCCTGCTTTGCTGGACACCCATCACCGTGCTCAACACGGTCATCCTGAGTGCAGGGCCGAGCGACTTCACGGTGCGTCTCAGACTGGGCTTCCTGGTCATGGCTTATGGAACCACAATTTTTCACCCGCTGCTCTATGCCTTCACTCGGCAGAAATTTCAGAAGGTTCTAAAGAGTAAAATGAAGAAGCGTGTTGTGTCAGTTGTAGAGGCTGACCCTATTCCCAATAACGTGGTCATCCACAACTCATGGATTGACCCAAAAAGGAACAAAAAGGTGACTTTTGAGGAGACAGAGGTCAGGCAAAAATGCCTCTCATCAGAGGAGGTGGAATGAGCTACTGTGCCAATGTAAGGCAAATATACCGATCAGGTACAGTATCATTAAAAAGGGAAACCACTAATCCAAAGCAgcaatgaatttaaatgtattaattgtaCAGTACCTCAAgagaaataatttattattatttattgtaatggtGACTATTGTAGATGTCTTGGACGATAAAGTGTAAATACTGCATGTGCTTTATTGAAGTGGTCCTAGAgattgtacatacatacagtacctAAGTAAAGTATAAaccacaaatgtaaaaaaagtagAAACTGATGCTCCTGGGTTTATTCAATTGCATTAAATACTCCAAAAAAGAGCTGAAGAATTTTTTTGCTATCAAGAAGAACCCTACACAACTGTGATAAATCTGTGCCATATTTCAGGAGTAGTTTTTTTCACTCTGTAGAGAAAGTAGTTATATGTCTTTGTTCTCTTTTGACCTCAATTTTTACTGGTGGAAAATATAAGATAAACATTGTTAAGGATTCACACTATGAGTTTCATTAAGTGGATATTACCTGCCCCCTACCCTGCAATAAAAGGAACAAGATGGCTATATTACTCAGGTCAACAAGTAACAGGGTGCACTTACAAAGCAAGGTCTGCTTCCTTTCAAAGTCACTTGCATGGCCAGTTGGCATAAAATCTTTTTATGGGGATGAGGGAAGTGGTACACTGCATATCGTCCAATAAAGCTGCTGGGGTATGAAGTGGATGGGGAGTGTCAATGAAAAGGTGTTGATTCTAAATACTTGACCTTATGGGACCCACTGAGCTGATGGTGTTTGATTATGGGTTAGACTTGATTAGAGGGTGATAACTGTATCTTTTGGCAGGCTACAAAAAATAATCACCTCTTGCACTGCAGCAACGAAAGGTCACACACTGTTCAGTATGAGGGGCAAAGTCATGCCATTGACTAGGTTTACCTGAACAATTTCAGGAATAGATGCAAATGGTGTTGGATGATAGCTTgcattaataaaatgtgtttataatcaAATCATTAACAGTGCTGAGACATATCtattttgtgatgtcacacaacCAAATAACTCAAGGGAGTATCTAATGATAGTAATTAGAAGTGCCAATATCTCAAGGGTGTCAACAAGGCTACATATGACTCCACTGTACAGCCCCTAAATGCTGATTGAATATACTCCATCTAATTAAACAGCTTCTTCAAGCACTAAAAGATTATCACATACTAAATATTTCAGTGTATGCTGGTGCAAAatgcaaaacagttattttatacaCAGGTATTGGCAGGTACCCAAAGTGCATCTCAGCTGGGTAGGCTTTAAACTTGATTGAAAACCCATCTGACAGTTCATTACTGATTGTTGCAGTGTTGGGAACTAAACATGACTAATGTTCGGCTTATATCATCAAGTGACTGTTCTACAATCATACGTTCTTGAGTTTATCTATAGATAAAGGGTCAGAGCCAGTGCAGCTGATCCGTATTTAGAGCTCACACACTGTGCCGAACAAGAGAAAGTGGGAGCTGAAGTGCATGATTGATGCATGTCTTTTATAGAGTACAGGTCTCTCAAAACAGGGAGTTACTGTAACAAAAGCTGCACAATGTGACAAATCTGTCCATCTGTCAATGCTGTACACATGTCCCAGCAATCCTGGGGTGCTATGCTTTAATATCAATTACAAAATGGTAACTTTTATCTGAGATGTACTCCGTAACAACCCAGAGAACTTACATGGCAAATTCTAAGAGCCCTTAAAGCCATCCTCATATGTAACAGATCATACAGAAGCCTGTGGAGTGGAGCAGTTGCCCTGTGATGATTTGACCGAAGGTTTGGGGTTGGCCATGAATGGAGGCTTTAATGTTTTGCTGTAAACAAGCTGTATAGAGAggcatgtaaacaaaaaaaattaaagcaagcAATGGGCCttctgccaataaaaaaaaaaaaaaaaaaaaaagaggcctGCCAAAACTTGGCCGGCTCTGCTTACAAGTCGTGTTCAGGGCCTGAAAACATCCAAAGTTATGTTAGCACTAATGCAAAGTACTGTTTCATTGTTAATGCCAATAAAAAGAGGTTAAGAATGCTGAACTGCCTGGTTTTGCTACTATTACATGTACCTTGATTTAGACACCAGGTACAGTGgttagcttttttgtttgttttacacaaCACCAATCTTAATgcccctagaaaaaaaaaaaaaaaaaaaggatcaaatcTTCTTTGAGCAGTATACTCAAGAGTCAAATGTTCTCTCTGCCCATCCCCATATCCACAGCCAAACCACAAAGAGGATAAAGGATACCTCTGTGTCTTTAAAATCTAGTTAACTGGAGCATCCTTACCTTTCCACTGTCCGTTTTCATTCACTCAGTCCATTCCT
Coding sequences within:
- the LOC109082296 gene encoding LOW QUALITY PROTEIN: G-protein coupled receptor 22-like (The sequence of the model RefSeq protein was modified relative to this genomic sequence to represent the inferred CDS: inserted 2 bases in 1 codon); protein product: MVGVYDILPTHQRFGCILHELLTRTVNXREGRMHTPPVLGFQAIMSNVTVLDNVEPLDFEMDLDTPYPVSFQVSLTGFLMLEIVLGLSSNLTVLALYCMKSNLVSSVSNIVTMNLHVLDVLVCVGCIPFTIVVVLLPLEGNSALICCFHEACVSFASVATAANVLAITLDRYDISVRPANRVLTMGRAVALLGSIWALSFLSFLVPFIEVGFFSQAGNERNQTEGEEPSNQYYTELGLYYHLLAQIPIFIFTAVVMLVTYYKILQALNIRIGTRFHSAPKKKPRKKKTISMTSTQPESTDASQSSAGRNPPLAMRTSVSVIIALRRAVKRHRERRERQKRVFRMSLLIISTFLLCWTPITVLNTVILSAGPSDFTVRLRLGFLVMAYGTTIFHPLLYAFTRQKFQKVLKSKMKKRVVSVVEADPIPNNVVIHNSWIDPKRNKKVTFEETEVRQKCLSSEEVE